The Acidimicrobiales bacterium region CCTCGCCGTGAACTTTTTCGGCACATACGGGGTGACCCAGGCTTTTCTGCCGTTGCTGATTCGTTCTCGGGGAGCCATCGTCAACAATGTGTCGACGATGGCCTTGGCTCCGTTGCCGCTCACTCCGGCCTACGCGATCTCAAAGGCGGCCGCGTTCAACCTGACGCAATCGCTGCGCGCCCTGTTGGCCGGACGGGGGGTGAGGGTTCATGCAGTCCTGACCGGCCCCACGGACACGGATATGACCCGAGGCTTCGACATACCAAAGGCCTCTCCGGAGTCCGTCGCCCAAGCTATCTTCGACGGAGTCGAGAACCAGGAGGATGACATCTTCCCCGATCCCATGTCGGAGACCATGGCTGAGAGCTGGCGCAGCGGTGCGGCGAAGGCGCTCGAGCGCCAGAATGCGGCGGCCGTGGAGGCAGCGTAGTCATGGGCACCGGACGGACCACGTCAGGCTGTTGTAATCACAAGAAGGAGAACCAATGATCGACCACCCGAACCCGACGGTGGGGAACTCGTCATGAAAACCCGCCCGATCGTGTCACCAGGGGAGTGGGAGGCTGCGCGCCAGCAACTTCTCGTGAAGGAGAAGGAACTGACTCGCGCCCGCGACGCGTTGGCCGCTGAGCGTCGCCGCATGCCGTGGGTTGCTATTGAGAAGAAGTACGAGTTCGACGGCCCCAGAGGAAGAGCAAGCCTCCTCGACCTGTTCGAGGGCCGCCGCCAGCTGATCGTCTACCGCGCCTTCTTCGAACCCGGCGTGTACGGCTGGCCCGACCATGCCTGCGTCGGCTGCTCACTGGTAGCCGACCAGGTCGCCCACGTCGCCCATCTGAACGCCCGCGACACCACGCTGGCCTTCGCCTCGCCCTCGCCGCAGCAAGACATCGAGCGCGTGAAGGCGCGGATGGGATGGACGATGCCCTGGTACACCATGACCGATCGCTTCGCCACCGACTTCGGCGTGGACGAATGGCACGGCACGAACGCGTTCATCCGCGACGGCGACGGTGTGTTTCGCACCTACTTCGTCAACAACCGCGGCGACGAAGCAATGGGGAGTACCTGGAGCTACCTCGACCTGACCGCGCTCGGACGCCAGGAGGAGTGGGAGGAGTCGCCCGAGGGCTACCCCCAAAGCCCACCGTACGCGTGGTGGCGCTGGCACGACGAATACGGCGACGCCGCGCCGTCCCAGTAGGGGAGCGACCGCGACGGGTCGACAGGGCTTTTTTCGAGATACTGGGAGACAGACAAACGCCGTCTGTCTTTTTCAGTCCTCCCCTGCTCGAGGCAGGTGGTCGTCCAGTGCCTTCACCAGCAAGGCGCGAAACGTCGCCCGCTCTGATTCGCTGAGCCCACCGAGGATCTCGTTCTCGATGCTCCCCTGGGCCACCTCCGCCCGCTCCAAGGCTTCCAGCCCGGCGTCCGTGATGTCGACGATGTGGCGCCGGCGGTCGGCCGGATCCCGCCGGCGCTCCACGAACTCCAGGTCCTCGAGGTCGTTGAGCACAAGCACGCCTGTGTTGGAGTCCATGGAGAGGTCCTCGGTCATGCCCTGCTGCGACACCCCCGGGTGGTCGCGCAAATATGCGAGGACCACCATGTTCTTGAGGTTCATGCCGACCAGCTCCATCGAGCTGCGCAGGTAGACAGCCCGCGCAAGTCGGGTGAGGAGCACGATCGTCCCAGTGGTGGGCGAAGCGGTTGACCGAGCGTTCACGACCCAGATCCTAACCGCCGGACCGGGTCGATCACCTCGCTAGGATAGTCCCGAAATCATGACTATCCCCACCACGGTGACCATTCCCCGGCCCATCGGCGACCGCCGGCGCTGGATAGCCCTGGTTGTCGTCTGCCTGGCCATGCTCATGAATGCGCTCGATGCCTCCATCGTCAATGTGGCGCTCCCGGCGGTCCAGCGCAGCCTCCACTTCAGCCAGTCGGGCCTGACTTGGGTGGTGGACGCCTACCTCATCTCCTTCGGCAGCTTCCTCCTCATGGCCGGTCGCCTGGGCGATCTCATCGGCCGCAAGAAGGTGTTCCTGGTCGGGGTGACGCTGTTCACCCTCGCGTCCATCGCCTGCGGATCGGCCGATAGCCAGGCCATGCTGGTGACGGCGCGCTTCGTCCAGGGCATCGGTGGGGCATTGTCCGCCTCGGTAATCGTCGCCATCATCGTGACGGAGTTCCCCAGCCCGGTCGAGCGGGCCAAGGCCATGAGCGCCTACGTCTTCGTCGCTGTGGGTGGCGGCTCCGTCGGCCTGCTGGCCGGCGGCGTGCTGACCCAGGCATTGAGCTGGCACTGGATCTTCCTCGTGAATGTGCCTATTGGCATCGCCACCCTGATCCTCGGCCGCATTCT contains the following coding sequences:
- a CDS encoding SDR family NAD(P)-dependent oxidoreductase, encoding MATIADKAVLVTGANRGIGRALVEEALRRDARRVYAGTREPLDHSDGRIMPLTLDVTSAPQIERAVEEVESLDVLVNNAGVALYDDLSDRSVLERHLAVNFFGTYGVTQAFLPLLIRSRGAIVNNVSTMALAPLPLTPAYAISKAAAFNLTQSLRALLAGRGVRVHAVLTGPTDTDMTRGFDIPKASPESVAQAIFDGVENQEDDIFPDPMSETMAESWRSGAAKALERQNAAAVEAA
- a CDS encoding DUF899 domain-containing protein, coding for MKTRPIVSPGEWEAARQQLLVKEKELTRARDALAAERRRMPWVAIEKKYEFDGPRGRASLLDLFEGRRQLIVYRAFFEPGVYGWPDHACVGCSLVADQVAHVAHLNARDTTLAFASPSPQQDIERVKARMGWTMPWYTMTDRFATDFGVDEWHGTNAFIRDGDGVFRTYFVNNRGDEAMGSTWSYLDLTALGRQEEWEESPEGYPQSPPYAWWRWHDEYGDAAPSQ
- a CDS encoding MarR family winged helix-turn-helix transcriptional regulator, whose translation is MNARSTASPTTGTIVLLTRLARAVYLRSSMELVGMNLKNMVVLAYLRDHPGVSQQGMTEDLSMDSNTGVLVLNDLEDLEFVERRRDPADRRRHIVDITDAGLEALERAEVAQGSIENEILGGLSESERATFRALLVKALDDHLPRAGED